The following are from one region of the Gammaproteobacteria bacterium genome:
- the hemN gene encoding oxygen-independent coproporphyrinogen III oxidase — MTLYQFDEKLIQAYDKSGPRYTSYPTAVQFNQEFQAQNYIEWAEWSNVQSRKETTVQPLSLYFHIPFCNTVCFYCGCNKVVTKDRSKAAPYLQRLHKEIELQSHWFDTGRPVEQLHWGGGTPTFISHDEMIELMQVTRKYFTLKEDDSGEYSIEIDPREVSRETLSILRREGFNRLSLGVQDFDPQVQKAVNRIQPEAMTFDAIATGRDLGYKSVSVDLIYGLPFQNVDSFAHTIEKVLQASPDRISVFNYAHLPTMFKPQRRINEADLPLPAEKLKILRNTMEQLSQGGYVFIGMDHFAKPDDEMAIAQENGSLYRNFQGYATHAECDLIAMGITSISKVGNSYSQNVKTLEEYYPLIDSGKLPVYRGISLSEDDILRREVITQLICHFKLEFSKIDAAFGIEFSDYFKTELQELSKMQDDGLLELSAGAINVLPVGRLLIRNVCMVFDVYLRNARQQNFSKVI; from the coding sequence GTGACTCTGTATCAATTCGACGAAAAACTGATCCAAGCGTACGATAAATCCGGGCCACGGTATACCTCATATCCCACCGCAGTACAGTTTAATCAGGAGTTTCAAGCTCAAAATTACATCGAGTGGGCAGAATGGAGCAATGTGCAGAGCCGCAAGGAAACCACTGTTCAGCCTCTATCGTTGTATTTTCATATCCCATTTTGCAATACCGTTTGTTTCTATTGTGGCTGCAATAAGGTGGTTACAAAAGATCGCAGCAAAGCGGCGCCATACTTACAACGATTACATAAAGAGATAGAGCTGCAGTCACATTGGTTTGATACCGGGCGTCCGGTGGAACAATTGCATTGGGGTGGGGGTACACCGACCTTCATCAGTCACGATGAAATGATAGAGTTGATGCAGGTCACGCGGAAGTATTTTACATTAAAAGAGGATGACTCCGGTGAGTATTCCATTGAGATTGATCCACGAGAGGTCAGTCGCGAGACCCTATCCATTTTACGGCGGGAGGGGTTTAACCGTTTGAGTCTGGGGGTACAGGATTTTGATCCTCAAGTCCAAAAAGCTGTGAATCGTATACAGCCGGAGGCGATGACGTTCGATGCCATAGCGACCGGACGCGATTTAGGCTATAAATCCGTCAGCGTGGATCTTATTTATGGTCTGCCGTTTCAAAACGTAGACAGTTTTGCTCATACGATAGAAAAGGTGCTGCAAGCCTCACCGGATCGTATTTCCGTATTTAACTATGCTCATTTACCTACCATGTTTAAACCGCAACGGCGCATCAATGAAGCGGACTTACCTTTGCCGGCGGAAAAGTTAAAGATACTGCGCAATACCATGGAGCAATTGAGCCAGGGGGGCTATGTGTTCATCGGTATGGATCATTTTGCCAAACCGGATGACGAAATGGCCATTGCTCAGGAAAACGGTTCTTTGTATCGTAATTTTCAGGGATATGCCACCCATGCCGAATGCGATTTGATCGCTATGGGTATTACTTCTATCAGTAAAGTGGGCAATTCCTACAGTCAAAACGTAAAAACGTTGGAAGAATACTACCCATTAATAGATTCCGGGAAATTGCCGGTGTATCGGGGTATCAGCCTGAGTGAAGACGATATACTGCGTCGGGAAGTGATTACGCAGTTGATCTGCCACTTTAAGCTGGAGTTTTCCAAAATTGATGCGGCCTTCGGGATTGAATTCTCGGATTATTTCAAGACCGAGTTACAGGAGTTGTCTAAAATGCAGGACGATGGTTTGTTGGAGTTAAGTGCCGGCGCGATTAACGTTTTACCCGTGGGTCGGCTTTTGATCCGGAACGTGTGTATGGTGTTTGATGTGTATTTACGTAATGCCAGGCAACAGAATTTTTCTAAAGTTATATAG